GAAAGGACTGTGTGCTTCCTTGGCCAGTTTACCGCTCAGCACAAAGAACAGGAGCCGATAAGCTACTCGTAACCTGGACGTTTAGAAAAAGGCACTTCGCTCAGATTATCTTCATTCCTACCAAGAAGCCAAGCGAAAGTGCACCAGGCGTCCTAGGCCTATCTACTGACGTCGATTTCGATAGAACAAGCGGCAACCTCTACTCAATATTAGACCGAATATCCCAGGATTACGGGGTTATGATAATTGCCAACGCTCAACTAAAGCAGACCCCGCCTGCACTTGATTCCGGCACCCAAACCCTTGAGGACGCCCTCCGAAAGACGTTGTTACCGGTGGGCCTCACCTGGCGATGGTTTGACAACGCAATTCACGTAGACAAAGATTTAGAGAAAATCTCAACCAACTAATTATAAGAAATAAGCAAAAACAAAGGGCCTCGGAACAATAATCCGAGGCCCTTTTACTTATAATTTCTGGCGCTTTACTTGCCCAGGCACCGCGAAAAAAGTATAATTATCGCATCAGAACAGGTGTTCGGGTTGAACTCAATGAACTTAAAAGATCTTCTAGGCCCTGAGGGACCAATTTCGCAAAACATGCCTGGATACGAGCATCGGCTTCAGCAAATCAAAGTCGCAATTGCAATCCAAAACGCCTTGAAAACGAAAAGACACTGCCTTGCTGAAGCTGGCACTGGCGTCGGGAAAAGCATGGCATATATTATCCCAGCCGCCGAGCACGCATTAAACGGCAATAAGGTTATCATCTCCAGCCATACCCTCTATCTGCAAGCCCAGCTTATGAACAAAGACATTCCTTTCGTCCAGAACGCGATTCCCCAAATGCCTTTCACCGCGGTAATAATGAAAGGACGCAGCAACTACTTGTGCTTAAATAACCTTGACGCCGAGACCCCCCAGCTCTTACTGACACGCGATCCGTTTTTTGAACGTATAAGGGAATGGGCAAAGGAAACACAAACAGGTGATGTCGCCGAACTAGACTTCGCATTCTCAGAATGGGAAGAAATCTGCTCCGACCAGGACACATGCCACCGCCAGGAATGCAGGTTTTTCCACAAATGCTTCTACTATAAGGCACGGAAGGCAGCCTCAGAAGCAGATATCGTCATCACCAACCACTCCCTATTTTTTAGCGACCTAGCAATCCGAATGACGGACCCAAATGCAGGTGTGTTACCAGATTATAAAGTCGTAATATTCGACGAAGCACACCATCTCGAGGATGTTGCAACAAAAGTTTTCGGTATCGAGTTTAGCAACTGGCGAATACCAAACTTCCTTAATAAAATTCGCCGAACTAAAGGCATATCGCTTGACCCAAAACGCATCCAAACAATTGAGAAGCTCAACCAAGAGCTTTTCGGTATATTCGTCAATTATCAAAAACAAGAATTCTTCTTTGAGGACATCTACCACGAACAATCACAAGATGAAATCGAAAATATTGTCAGCGTACTTACCACAATACTTGATGGACTAAATCGAGAGCTATCCGAACAAGAGACAGAAGGCCGCCAGGAACTTGAGGACCGCCTAAACGGCCTTAAGCGAATGTGCACTCGCATTAGTGAGGAACTTAAACTGCTATTCTTTGGTACGGAAGACGGCTACTTTAAATGGGGAGAGAAAGCCTCAAATGGCAAACTCGCTACTTGTTACCTTCGTTACTCCCCATTAAGCGTCGCAGACCTGCTCTACAACTCTCTTTGGAAACAAGTAGATACTGCCGTCCTAACCTCCGCAACTCTTTCAAATTCAGGAAGGTTTGACTATATCAAGGCAAGACTCGGAATTCCAGATTGCGTAGAGATTATCGAAGATTCGCCATTTGACTTTCGCAATCAGTCACTGCTCTACATTCCAAAACACCTAGATTTTCCATCTGAAAGCCCTGAATATGCAGACAAGGTTGCAGACGAAATCGAGCGCATTGTGCGTGCCTCCGGCGGCAGAGCGTTCCTGCTGTTCACCTCTTACCGAATGATGAATGCCGTATATGAACGGCTTCTAACAAGGTTGCCCTACGTCCTCTTGAAGCAAGGTGATATGCCGAACGAACAGCTCGTCCAGGAATTTCTAAGGCTCAACAATGCCTGTCTCTTCGGCGTCCACAGCTTCTGGGAAGGCGTTGACATCCGCGGCGAGGCTCTAAGCTGCGTAGTGATTGACAAGTTACCATTCGGTGTACCGGATAATCCCCTCAACCGTGCACGCATAAATTCCATAAAGGCGGCAGGCCGCGACTGGTTTAGAGAATATGCGATACCACAAGCACAAATACG
This Armatimonadota bacterium DNA region includes the following protein-coding sequences:
- a CDS encoding helicase C-terminal domain-containing protein, with amino-acid sequence MNLKDLLGPEGPISQNMPGYEHRLQQIKVAIAIQNALKTKRHCLAEAGTGVGKSMAYIIPAAEHALNGNKVIISSHTLYLQAQLMNKDIPFVQNAIPQMPFTAVIMKGRSNYLCLNNLDAETPQLLLTRDPFFERIREWAKETQTGDVAELDFAFSEWEEICSDQDTCHRQECRFFHKCFYYKARKAASEADIVITNHSLFFSDLAIRMTDPNAGVLPDYKVVIFDEAHHLEDVATKVFGIEFSNWRIPNFLNKIRRTKGISLDPKRIQTIEKLNQELFGIFVNYQKQEFFFEDIYHEQSQDEIENIVSVLTTILDGLNRELSEQETEGRQELEDRLNGLKRMCTRISEELKLLFFGTEDGYFKWGEKASNGKLATCYLRYSPLSVADLLYNSLWKQVDTAVLTSATLSNSGRFDYIKARLGIPDCVEIIEDSPFDFRNQSLLYIPKHLDFPSESPEYADKVADEIERIVRASGGRAFLLFTSYRMMNAVYERLLTRLPYVLLKQGDMPNEQLVQEFLRLNNACLFGVHSFWEGVDIRGEALSCVVIDKLPFGVPDNPLNRARINSIKAAGRDWFREYAIPQAQIRLKQGFGRLIRKKDDRGVVAILDSRLVKKHYGKEFLQYLPPSPITHSIEDVEAFFAKVIGRRA